The stretch of DNA TCTTTAATAACGACTCTTCCTGGAATTCCAACTACGGTAGCATCCGGCGGAACATGTTGAAGAACAACTGATCCTGCCCCCACTTTTGAATTTTTACCGATCGTAATATTCCCTAACACCTTGGCTCCTGTAGCAACAAGAACGTGATCTTCAAGTGTGGGATGCCTCTTACCTTTTTCTTTTCCGGTACCTCCGAGTGTAACGCCCTGGTAGAGCGTGACATCATTGCCGATGATACACGTTTCGCCGATCACCACACCCATTCCGTGATCTATAAAAAAGCGTCGGCCGATCTGTGCGCCAGGGTGTATTTCAATGCCGGTGAAAAAGCGGCTGATCTGCGAGATCAAGCGGGCTAAAAACAGCCAGTTTCGTTTGAATAACTTATGTGCTAATCTATGGGCCCAAACCGCATGTAGTCCAGAGTATGTTAAGAATACTTCGAATGAACTTCTAGCCGCTGGGTCTTTCTCAAAAACAACCTGAATGTCTTCTTTCATGGCTGAAAACATGTTCTCCAACCTCCTTGCCTTTTTATATAAGAGACTTGCCTGTTACGCGTGATGTCTCAAGCATTTTTTATTTCTTCATCGAAAGTTGATTGGAGTGTAAGGTGCGAGACTCCTGGGGGATCAGCGGGACAGGTGAGACTCTTAACAGCGCATAGCGCTAAGAGGCTCACCGCACGCCCCCCGGAAAGCGAGCATCCTGAAACGGAAATCA from Bacillus sp. E(2018) encodes:
- the cysE gene encoding serine O-acetyltransferase, with product MENMFSAMKEDIQVVFEKDPAARSSFEVFLTYSGLHAVWAHRLAHKLFKRNWLFLARLISQISRFFTGIEIHPGAQIGRRFFIDHGMGVVIGETCIIGNDVTLYQGVTLGGTGKEKGKRHPTLEDHVLVATGAKVLGNITIGKNSKVGAGSVVLQHVPPDATVVGIPGRVVIKDGIKVGCELDHRDLPDPVADKFREMHNEMKRMREKLETLKKGSEV